AACTCACTTTTCAGGAACAATGAAGGTCCTTTTCTTTTTTGGAATCTGCCTTGCACTTTCACTCTCTGTATCCTACGGTCATGTACGTGGCGGTTACTATAGTGGTGGATACGGAAGCGGTGGGTACGGTGGCGGTGGATACGGTGGCGGTGGACTAGGTGGAGGATACGGTGGCGGTGGATACGGTGGCGGTGGAATTGGTGGCGGTGGATACGGTGGCGGTGGAATTGGTGGCGGTGGATACGGTGGCGGTGGAATCGGAGGAGGATATGGAGGTGGTGGATACGGTGGCATTGGAGGTTACGGAGGCGGTGGATACGGTGGCATTGGAGGATACGGTGGCGGTGGATACGGTGGAGGTGGATACGGTGGAGGTGGATACGGTGGCCTTCATGCTGGGTACGGTGGCGGTGGATACGGTGGCGGTGGATACGGTGGCGGTGGATACGGTGGCGGTGGAATCGGAGGAGGATATGGAGGCGGTGGATACGGTGGCATTGGAGGTTACGGTGGCGGTGGATACGGTGGCATTGGAGGATACGGTGGCGGTGGATACGGTGGCATTGGAGGTTACGGTGGCGGTGGATACGGTGGCATTGGAGGATACGGTGGCGGTGGATACGGTGGTGGTGGATACGGTGGCATTGGAGGATACGGTGGCGGTGGATACGGTGGAGGTGGATACGGTAAACACGGTGGACACGGTCACT
The Mya arenaria isolate MELC-2E11 chromosome 12, ASM2691426v1 DNA segment above includes these coding regions:
- the LOC128212284 gene encoding acanthoscurrin-2-like — encoded protein: MKVLFFFGICLALSLSVSYGHVRGGYYSGGYGSGGYGGGGYGGGGLGGGYGGGGYGGGGIGGGGYGGGGIGGGGYGGGGIGGGYGGGGYGGIGGYGGGGYGGIGGYGGGGYGGGGYGGGGYGGLHAGYGGGGYGGGGYGGGGYGGGGIGGGYGGGGYGGIGGYGGGGYGGIGGYGGGGYGGIGGYGGGGYGGIGGYGGGGYGGGGYGGIGGYGGGGYGGGGYGKHGGHGHF